From the Thermococcus sp. M39 genome, one window contains:
- the gyaR gene encoding glyoxylate reductase, with translation MKKPKVFITRKIPETGINMIKQYYEVEVWRDENEPPREVLLEKVRNVDALVTLLSDKIDGEILDNAPRLRIIAQYAVGYDNIDIEEATKRGIYVTNTPDVLTEATADFAWALLLATARHLVDADKFVRSGEWKKRGVAWHPLMYLGYDVYGKTIGIIGFGRIGQAIARRTKGFNMRILYYSRTRKPEKERELGAEFKPLDELLRESDFVVLAVPLTNETYHMINEERLKLMKPTAILVNIARGKVVDTKALIKALEEGWIAGAGLDVFEEEPYYNEELFKLKNVTLAPHIGSATYGARYAMAELVARNLIAFAKGEVPPTLVNREVLNVRKPGFGR, from the coding sequence ATGAAGAAACCCAAGGTGTTCATCACCAGAAAAATTCCAGAGACTGGAATCAATATGATCAAACAGTATTATGAGGTAGAAGTCTGGAGAGATGAAAATGAGCCCCCGAGAGAAGTCCTGCTTGAGAAAGTTAGAAATGTTGATGCCTTAGTAACTCTGCTGAGCGACAAAATTGACGGAGAAATCCTTGACAATGCTCCAAGGCTTAGAATCATTGCCCAATACGCTGTCGGCTATGACAACATTGACATTGAAGAGGCGACGAAAAGAGGAATTTATGTAACCAACACGCCAGACGTTTTAACCGAAGCTACAGCAGATTTTGCTTGGGCTTTGCTTTTAGCAACAGCAAGGCATTTAGTTGATGCAGATAAATTTGTGAGGAGTGGAGAATGGAAGAAAAGAGGAGTTGCATGGCATCCGCTCATGTATCTCGGCTATGATGTTTATGGAAAGACAATCGGAATAATAGGATTTGGAAGAATAGGGCAGGCGATAGCGAGAAGGACCAAGGGCTTTAACATGAGAATCCTCTATTATTCTCGCACAAGAAAGCCTGAAAAAGAGAGGGAACTTGGAGCTGAGTTTAAACCGTTAGATGAGCTGCTTAGGGAGAGCGACTTCGTGGTTTTAGCAGTTCCATTAACAAATGAAACCTACCATATGATAAACGAGGAGCGCTTGAAGCTCATGAAGCCAACGGCAATACTTGTCAATATTGCAAGAGGAAAGGTTGTTGATACAAAAGCCTTGATTAAAGCTCTCGAAGAGGGCTGGATTGCTGGAGCGGGCTTAGATGTCTTTGAAGAAGAACCTTACTATAATGAGGAGCTTTTCAAGCTGAAGAATGTAACTCTCGCTCCCCACATAGGCAGTGCAACTTATGGAGCAAGATATGCAATGGCAGAGCTTGTTGCAAGGAATTTGATAGCCTTCGCTAAAGGTGAAGTTCCGCCGACACTTGTGAATAGAGAAGTGCTGAATGTTAGGAAGCCTGGATTTGGCCGATGA
- a CDS encoding DUF72 domain-containing protein, with amino-acid sequence MIFVGTCGFCEARKRYFQDFKTVEIQQTFYRILEEKTIKKWRSEAPEGFVFSIKAFQGITHPANSPTWKRSNVKPSKDVGLLRPINEVFKYWEITLNEARILNARFILIQLPKSFKETEESFANAEKFFSKISRDIEIAVELRGWSEKGIKKFVREFDVIDVTDPLIRKPLHRGDINYYRLHGAYENGRISYKHKYTDEELEKIAERVKEWNKKESYVYFNNVYMCDDAKRFRDLI; translated from the coding sequence ATGATTTTTGTTGGCACTTGTGGCTTTTGTGAAGCCCGCAAAAGATACTTCCAAGATTTTAAGACAGTTGAAATTCAACAAACTTTTTACCGAATTTTGGAAGAAAAGACCATCAAAAAGTGGAGGAGCGAAGCACCTGAAGGATTTGTGTTTTCAATCAAGGCTTTTCAGGGAATAACACATCCAGCCAATAGTCCAACATGGAAGAGGAGCAACGTTAAGCCAAGCAAAGATGTTGGACTTTTAAGGCCTATTAATGAGGTCTTCAAGTATTGGGAGATAACACTCAACGAAGCAAGAATTTTGAACGCACGGTTCATTTTAATTCAGCTTCCCAAAAGTTTTAAGGAAACCGAGGAAAGCTTTGCCAATGCAGAAAAGTTCTTCTCAAAGATAAGCAGGGACATTGAGATAGCTGTTGAGCTTAGAGGCTGGAGCGAGAAGGGGATAAAGAAATTCGTGAGAGAATTTGATGTCATTGATGTAACAGACCCTCTCATCAGAAAGCCGCTCCACAGAGGAGACATCAATTACTATCGCCTTCATGGGGCATACGAAAACGGGAGGATAAGTTACAAGCACAAATATACTGATGAAGAGCTTGAAAAGATTGCAGAACGAGTGAAAGAGTGGAACAAAAAGGAAAGCTACGTTTACTTTAACAACGTCTATATGTGTGATGATGCGAAGAGATTCAGAGATTTAATATAA
- a CDS encoding TIGR00289 family protein, with translation MKIAALFSGGKDSTYALYWAMQQGFDVKYLVSIHSKSEESYMYHVPNIHLTDLQAEAIGITLIKGYTTGEKEKEVEDLKNVLEGLDIDGVVAGALESEYQRVRIERVCHELGLRSYTPLWHKNPEMLLRDMLHADFEIVIVGVSAYGLDKKWLGRIIDEKAIEELKELNRKYGIHIGGEGGEFETFVKDAPFFKAKIVFDDVEKVWDEYTYSGVLVVKRAHLEWK, from the coding sequence ATGAAAATAGCAGCTTTATTTTCGGGAGGAAAGGACTCAACTTATGCCTTATATTGGGCAATGCAGCAGGGATTTGATGTAAAATATTTGGTTAGCATTCACTCTAAAAGTGAAGAGAGCTATATGTATCATGTCCCAAACATTCATCTGACAGATTTGCAGGCTGAGGCGATAGGGATTACCCTAATCAAAGGATACACCACTGGGGAAAAAGAGAAGGAAGTTGAGGATTTGAAGAATGTTCTTGAAGGATTAGACATTGATGGAGTTGTTGCTGGAGCTTTGGAGAGCGAATACCAGAGAGTTAGGATTGAGAGGGTTTGTCATGAGCTTGGGTTGAGAAGCTACACTCCTCTCTGGCACAAGAACCCAGAAATGCTTTTGAGGGACATGCTGCATGCCGACTTTGAGATTGTGATAGTTGGAGTATCTGCTTACGGTCTGGATAAGAAGTGGCTTGGAAGGATTATTGATGAAAAAGCCATTGAGGAACTTAAAGAGCTGAACAGAAAATATGGCATTCACATTGGAGGGGAGGGCGGGGAATTTGAGACCTTCGTTAAGGATGCGCCATTCTTTAAAGCGAAGATAGTTTTTGATGATGTTGAGAAAGTTTGGGACGAATACACCTATTCAGGAGTTTTGGTTGTTAAGAGAGCTCATTTGGAATGGAAATAG
- a CDS encoding bifunctional L-myo-inositol-1-phosphate cytidylyltransferase/CDP-L-myo-inositol myo-inositolphosphotransferase has translation MVPEKAVILAAGLGTRLGKLTEETPKGLLKVAGREILYRTMKVLQELGVREFIIITNPKYETKFRKFAEKNGFNARIIIIINEHPEKGNGYSLYLAKDWVDGRFILVMSDHIYERAFLVKAAKGEGLIVDEAPRYISIDEATKVKIKDRHVEDLGKHLKEFDAIDTGFFVLTPEIFEVADEILSEKGKAELSEIVKRAKLKVTFVSGFFWMDIDTPEDIKKARKLIVQTSIKGKGDGFISRHLNRKISTRISTLLVDHVTPDQMTVVTFLLGILSALVNFISISLAGILYQISSILDGVDGEIARASMKTSRFGGYVDSILDRYVDFAFLLILAYVTIKEPLWWAIAVTAIFGSAMVSYSTERYKAAYGSDIYKEISTMRYLIGKRDERIFLTMLFCLAGQIKALFTLLAILTNLRIAATMYLVWKNKRG, from the coding sequence ATGGTTCCAGAGAAGGCAGTAATTCTTGCAGCTGGACTTGGGACAAGGTTAGGAAAGCTAACTGAAGAAACTCCCAAAGGCCTTCTAAAAGTTGCTGGGAGAGAAATCCTTTATAGAACTATGAAAGTTCTTCAAGAACTAGGCGTTAGGGAGTTCATAATCATCACGAATCCAAAATACGAGACTAAATTTAGGAAATTTGCTGAGAAGAACGGCTTTAATGCTCGAATAATAATAATAATAAACGAACATCCAGAGAAAGGCAATGGATATTCACTTTATCTAGCCAAAGATTGGGTTGATGGAAGGTTCATCCTTGTAATGAGTGATCATATTTATGAGAGAGCATTTCTTGTGAAAGCAGCAAAAGGAGAGGGCTTAATAGTTGATGAAGCCCCAAGATATATTAGCATTGATGAGGCAACTAAGGTTAAAATCAAAGACCGCCATGTGGAAGACCTTGGAAAGCACCTCAAGGAGTTCGATGCCATTGATACTGGATTCTTTGTTTTAACTCCTGAGATATTTGAGGTTGCTGATGAAATTCTGTCAGAAAAAGGAAAAGCTGAGCTGAGTGAGATTGTGAAAAGGGCAAAGCTCAAAGTAACTTTTGTGAGTGGATTTTTCTGGATGGACATTGACACTCCAGAGGATATTAAAAAAGCTAGGAAGCTGATAGTTCAGACCTCTATAAAAGGGAAAGGAGATGGCTTCATATCAAGGCATTTGAACAGAAAGATTTCCACGAGGATAAGCACTCTCCTCGTTGATCACGTTACTCCCGACCAGATGACCGTTGTAACTTTCTTGCTTGGCATTTTATCAGCCCTAGTGAATTTTATTAGCATCTCCCTGGCTGGGATTCTGTATCAAATAAGCTCTATCCTTGACGGTGTTGATGGAGAGATTGCACGTGCAAGCATGAAGACGAGCAGATTCGGCGGCTATGTTGACTCAATCCTTGACAGATACGTGGACTTCGCATTTTTGTTGATATTAGCTTACGTTACAATTAAAGAACCTCTCTGGTGGGCGATAGCTGTGACAGCAATCTTTGGCTCTGCGATGGTGAGCTATTCAACGGAGCGCTATAAGGCAGCATATGGAAGCGACATTTACAAAGAAATATCCACAATGCGATACCTTATCGGAAAGAGGGACGAGAGGATATTCCTAACAATGTTATTCTGCTTAGCTGGGCAAATAAAAGCTCTCTTTACTCTATTAGCGATCTTAACAAATCTTAGAATAGCGGCGACAATGTACCTAGTATGGAAAAATAAGAGAGGTTAA
- a CDS encoding ABC transporter ATP-binding protein, producing the protein MVKIILKEITKKFGDFTALDNINLEINDREFMALLGPSGSGKSTLLYTIAGIYKPTSGRIYFDDRDVTEVPPKDRNVGLVFQNWALYPHMKVFDNIAFPLELRKVPKQEIEKKVREVAKMLHIENLLDRYPWQLSGGQQQRVAIARALVKEPDVLLLDEPLSNLDALLRIEVRAELKRLQKELGITAVYVTHDQAEALAMADRIAVIREGKILQVGTPDDVYYKPKYKFVGGFLGNPPMNFVEAEVENGYLRVYESRIPVPAQYKELIEKLDIKEVLLGFRPHDAEVVKGISEGLVGEVYSFEPLGREQIVTVSVDGAFIKVFAPEGEHFTFGEKVTVKIREDRIVLFDKKTEKALEFLV; encoded by the coding sequence ATGGTTAAGATTATCCTCAAGGAGATAACCAAAAAATTCGGAGACTTCACGGCTCTAGATAATATTAATCTGGAGATTAATGATAGAGAGTTCATGGCTTTGTTGGGCCCGTCAGGAAGTGGAAAATCTACTCTGCTATACACAATAGCCGGGATTTACAAGCCGACAAGCGGGAGAATTTACTTTGACGATCGAGATGTTACAGAGGTTCCACCAAAAGACAGAAATGTTGGCTTAGTCTTCCAGAACTGGGCGCTCTATCCCCACATGAAAGTTTTTGACAACATAGCATTCCCCCTTGAGCTGAGAAAAGTCCCAAAGCAGGAAATTGAAAAGAAAGTGAGGGAAGTTGCAAAGATGCTTCACATCGAGAACTTGCTCGACAGATATCCATGGCAGCTCAGCGGTGGTCAGCAGCAGAGAGTTGCAATAGCGAGAGCTTTAGTTAAAGAGCCGGATGTTCTGCTCTTGGATGAGCCTCTGAGTAACTTAGATGCTCTGCTTAGAATTGAGGTTAGAGCTGAGCTGAAGAGATTGCAGAAGGAGTTAGGCATTACGGCAGTTTATGTTACCCACGACCAAGCTGAGGCATTGGCAATGGCCGACAGAATAGCTGTGATTAGGGAAGGGAAGATACTCCAAGTAGGGACTCCAGATGACGTCTACTACAAGCCAAAATACAAGTTCGTTGGAGGATTCCTTGGAAATCCGCCCATGAACTTTGTTGAAGCGGAGGTTGAAAATGGTTACTTAAGGGTTTATGAAAGCAGGATACCTGTTCCTGCTCAGTATAAGGAGCTGATTGAAAAGCTCGACATAAAGGAAGTGCTCCTTGGATTTAGACCGCATGATGCAGAGGTTGTAAAGGGCATCAGTGAAGGGTTAGTTGGAGAGGTTTACTCTTTCGAACCTCTTGGGAGGGAGCAGATAGTTACTGTCTCCGTTGATGGGGCTTTTATTAAAGTGTTTGCACCAGAGGGAGAGCACTTCACATTTGGAGAGAAGGTAACAGTGAAGATTAGGGAAGACAGAATCGTTCTGTTTGATAAAAAGACAGAAAAAGCTCTGGAGTTTTTGGTTTAA
- a CDS encoding carbohydrate ABC transporter permease yields MKDVETRPSRYEWIIILAILFASLPLILGFSLLVLSSFSKEMLTNLDLSSFRFTLENWINVFQGKLATTGGIRTNILKVTFNTLVVALGVAGVVTFISALAGYSLSRIDFRGRKHMMVLLLILHAFPGVALIVGVYLLYRLTFPQSPDIIRLYSFFYVILARAALEIPMSVWLMKGFFDTIPWEFEWSGIIDGASRIKVWWKIMLPLIKPGILAVALFAFLAGWQDIIYVRTFLIDQTLATFIEANIEAEYSHMPLIAAAGTLYLLPTIIFFLTAQQILLQGYSGGIKG; encoded by the coding sequence ATGAAGGACGTAGAAACAAGACCAAGCAGGTATGAGTGGATAATCATCCTTGCAATCCTCTTCGCAAGTTTGCCTTTGATCCTTGGCTTTTCTCTATTAGTGCTTTCAAGCTTCAGCAAGGAGATGCTCACCAACTTAGATTTGAGCTCATTCCGCTTTACTTTGGAAAACTGGATTAATGTGTTCCAAGGGAAACTAGCTACAACGGGTGGAATAAGGACTAACATATTGAAAGTTACATTCAACACGCTTGTAGTTGCCTTAGGAGTGGCTGGAGTTGTAACTTTTATTAGCGCTTTGGCAGGCTACTCGCTCTCAAGAATTGACTTTAGGGGAAGAAAGCACATGATGGTTCTGCTGCTAATTTTACATGCCTTCCCCGGCGTTGCGTTGATTGTTGGTGTTTATCTGCTCTACCGTTTAACCTTTCCACAGAGTCCAGATATAATAAGGCTCTATTCATTCTTCTACGTAATCTTAGCGAGGGCAGCTCTCGAAATTCCAATGTCTGTCTGGTTAATGAAGGGCTTCTTTGACACAATACCATGGGAATTTGAGTGGTCGGGCATAATTGACGGAGCCTCAAGGATAAAAGTCTGGTGGAAGATCATGCTGCCTTTAATCAAGCCGGGCATATTGGCAGTCGCTTTGTTTGCATTCTTGGCTGGCTGGCAGGACATAATCTACGTGAGAACCTTCCTCATTGACCAGACTTTAGCAACATTCATTGAAGCAAACATTGAGGCTGAGTATTCTCACATGCCCCTAATAGCTGCTGCCGGAACTCTCTATCTGCTCCCGACGATAATATTCTTCCTTACGGCGCAGCAGATATTACTGCAAGGTTATTCGGGTGGAATCAAAGGTTGA
- a CDS encoding carbohydrate ABC transporter permease has product MNKINREKFTALSFFLSPMILMVVLFYLVPLVMTVYISFTRMRNWNVEKYLTEFVGFYNYQRLFYMFQHDPTFKAVILTTVVFVGITLIINVFGGLALALATFFISEKPASSFRLLWLLPRMSPIAVYSLVWYYFFHGSEIGTLNSILMKLGVISQPIPWGQTVPWGAWSIIIFVNGLVGVSFGMIVFTSALNQIPKELIIAARVDGASAWEISRKILIPLTKWHFLYVLTWQFLSLLTTYPHIFLLVQWDLVNKDYGTTLALYVFNTAFGRGEQDQGLAAAAAVILSIIGIIGGFVTLKVLQFEKMMKRPRGDF; this is encoded by the coding sequence ATGAATAAAATCAATAGGGAGAAGTTTACAGCCCTTTCCTTTTTTCTTTCTCCAATGATTTTGATGGTTGTGCTGTTTTACTTGGTGCCTTTAGTTATGACCGTTTACATAAGCTTCACTCGAATGAGGAACTGGAACGTTGAGAAATATCTCACAGAATTTGTCGGATTCTACAACTATCAAAGACTGTTTTACATGTTCCAGCACGACCCAACTTTTAAGGCTGTAATTTTAACAACTGTGGTTTTCGTTGGGATTACGCTCATCATTAACGTTTTTGGAGGTTTAGCGTTAGCTTTAGCTACTTTCTTCATAAGTGAAAAGCCAGCTTCAAGTTTTAGGCTCCTCTGGCTTCTGCCGAGAATGTCCCCAATTGCTGTTTACAGTCTTGTTTGGTATTATTTCTTCCATGGGAGTGAAATTGGAACATTAAATTCAATTTTAATGAAGCTTGGGGTAATTTCTCAGCCAATTCCTTGGGGTCAAACTGTACCTTGGGGAGCTTGGAGCATAATTATTTTTGTGAATGGTCTTGTTGGTGTTAGTTTTGGTATGATAGTCTTCACATCAGCCTTAAATCAGATTCCAAAGGAGCTTATCATTGCTGCGAGGGTTGATGGTGCATCAGCTTGGGAAATTTCAAGAAAAATCCTAATTCCCCTCACAAAGTGGCACTTCCTCTATGTTTTAACATGGCAGTTCTTAAGTTTGCTCACAACATATCCGCACATCTTCCTTCTAGTCCAGTGGGACTTAGTGAACAAAGACTATGGAACTACCCTTGCATTATATGTATTCAACACAGCCTTCGGTAGAGGAGAGCAAGATCAAGGATTAGCAGCCGCTGCAGCAGTGATTCTGTCAATCATAGGCATAATCGGAGGTTTTGTAACTTTAAAAGTTCTACAATTTGAGAAAATGATGAAAAGGCCAAGAGGTGACTTCTGA